The Bubalus kerabau isolate K-KA32 ecotype Philippines breed swamp buffalo chromosome 21, PCC_UOA_SB_1v2, whole genome shotgun sequence DNA segment GTAGCAGCGCTCCATGTGGCGCAAGGCAACGCGTGGGTTGATGGGGTGCCCGCAGGAGACGCAGAAGATCTGCAGGTCCGTGTCGTCACTGTCGCCCTCGTTGCTCTGCGCGGGCGGAGGGGACCATGAGGCTGGACAGGGCCAGGCGCGCGGCCCCGCGCCGGGCTGCCGGGGCCGCGGCCCTCACCTCCTCGTCCTCGCGCACCGCCTGCTGCTTGGCGCGCAGGATGATGGCCTCGAGCTCGTGGAAGCGGCGCTCCATCTCCTGGAGGCGGGTGCGCGCGCTCTGCTGCTCCCGGCGGATGCGCTCGAGCAGCTTCTTGCCGTGCTCCTCAGCAATGCACGGGCTCTGCTGCCACTGCTGGATGCGCTGCGGAAGGATCTCGTAGATGCGGCTGCAGGGACATGGGGAATTGGGTGCGCAGGGAAGGAAGCCAGCAAGGAGGTGGGTAAGTGGGGTGCTCCGATGAAGGATGGAAGGGGACTCAAGGGTGAAAGGTGCATAACCAGGTGAATGAACGGGCAGACGGAGGATGGGTGCGTGAGCAGGTGGACAGATAGGTGGGTGCTTGGTTGACTGAACGGTGGCCACGTGACTGACTGGGGGCTCCGGTCATGCCCTACCGTGTCGTCCCCGACTCCCCCAAAATGACTCACTTGGCCGCCAGCTTCATGCCGCAGTCGTCGGAGCAATACTTGGAGCCGGGCTGGGCGGCGCGCACGCAACCAGGCCCCAGGCACTGCGGCAGCGACGCGGGGTCCTTGGCGTCAGCCCGCTCAGGGTGTTTCCATTTGTCCTTGTGCTTCTGCTTCTGTCGATGGCGCTTGTATCTTTCGTCCTTCTGTGGGACAACACGCGTGGGGTCAGGGCAGGGCTGAAGTCGTCCCTGGACCCCTGACACCCCCGGCGCCCCAGCCCGTCAGGCCCTGacctttccctcccccacccactccaCCCTGTCACCTTCTTCTCAGACTTCTTCTCCCGCCGCTTCACGTGCTTCACTTTCACCGCCCTCTTCCGCAGCGCTGGGTCCAGGAACTGGGACTCCTCCGTGTCGCTCATCCAGGGCTGCCAGTGAGGCAAACACTGATTGTCCTGCGCTCCCGGTGACCTCCCCACGACCTACTCAGTCCCCGCATCAACCTTCCATaccctctgcctcctctctcctcaTTACGGATACTCTCTGCTTCTGTAACCtctacttgatgcgaagaactgactcgtttgaaaagaccctgatgctgggaaagattgaaggcaggaggagaaggggattacagaggatgagatggttggatggcatgagcgaatcgttggacatgagtttgagtaaactcagggagctggcaatggacagggaggcctggcattttgcagtccatggggtcgcaaagagtcagacgtgactgagcgactgaactgaactcaactgggcTGACCCTTCCACCATGGGATGCTCTGGCTGCTCACCAGGCTGTGGTCATCGAAGGCCCCTGCACAGAAGTCCTGGTACAGTTCAGAGTCCAGTGGGAGGTCCTCATCCGAGAGTGGCTCCGGTGTCGCTGTAGCCTCCGGTGGCTCCTTGACTGCCGCAGATGCCACTGCCCCCTCATCCTCTCGGAGGCGCCCTAGCTTCTGCGATGGCTGTGGCTGTggctgggtgggcaggggccGGCGAGGCCTTGGCAGGGACTCTGAGGGCGTCACCGGCGAGAGCTGCGGGGCAGAATCTCAGGACTGGCCCTGACCGCCCGGCCCGCATGCCCCGCCCGCCCTGGGGGGCTGGACTCACCGAGGAAGGGAAGTACTTGTACGATTCCTGTGCCGGCAGGAGGAAGGCCCAGGTCAGCcccaggtggagggaggggggcccTGCCCTCGCCCTGCCAAGTGCCTGACCCCACCCACCAGCCCTGCCTCACCTCCCCAGACACACCAGTCTGCCCACAGCTCATCACCAGGACGCATTCAGCCCTGCCCCAGCCAGGCCCGACCACCTAGAAATGCCTGGCCCTACCCTGTCCACCTGGAGCTGGGGGGTCCCCTGCCAGCCTGGCACATCTGGTCACACCCCGCTCATCTGGACAGGCCAGGCGTTCGCCACCTGTCTGAATACGGTTAGACCCCACCCCACCTAGCCTCCGGCGGCTCTTCCTGGACACGCTGGCCCCCCGCCTGACCCCGCCCAACTCTGCCCATGCTCACCCGGGCCCGAAGCTGGCACTGACGGAGCCGGCACTTCTGCCGGATCTTGTTGGGGCCCCCAAACTTCTTCATGTCTCGGCAGAAGTCACAGTGACCACAGTCCTCCGTGCGCCGGCAGGCCTCGCACTCGCCACACATGCGGGCTGATCgtttgatctgctgctgctgctgctgctgctggtgatgCTGACGGAAGGGCCCGGAACAGAACTCAGGGACCAAGCAGGGCCTCCCAGGGGAGCCCCTCACCAATCCCAGCCATCGCCGCCACTCACCTGGCTGGGCGTGGCCACCAGGGGCTGTGGAGAGGATTTGTGTGGCGAAGCAGATCCCCGAGCAAGCATGGCCCCAACCCctgtccctgcccctgccctgcgcTGCAGGTCCGGATCCGGGGCAGGCCTCTTGCGCCCTCCACCCTCATCCCGGGGCTCACTGCCGTCTCGCTCGGAGCTGTCTCGCTCCCGCGACTTCTTATGCCGATAGCGGATCTCCAgcttggggtccttctctgtggGGCAGAGGGCAAGGCCAGTGGGGGTTGGTATGGGGGGACCTGGAGGGGCCCCAgaactctttcttcctcttctggcCCACCCACCAGCTCTGTCTCCCTACACCAGGGCAGAGCTGCCCCTTCTATCACAGCTCACAGGGCACCGACCTGCAGTCACTCTGCCCACAGCCGCCCATCCACTGCTCCCCATGACCCACCCTCCCATGAaggctcctcttcctccctcGAAGCCCCAGCTGCCTGCCCCTCACCTCGGCACTCACGACAGTACCACTCCCGGATGGCCTTGGCCATCTTCTCCGTGATGCGGATGCAGTCCCCGTGAAACCATTCGTTGCAGTTGTCACAGCCGCTGAGGGGGACGGGGCGAGTGATGGGAGACGTGAGGGGCGGGACCCACTGGCCTCACCCCACCTGGCCAGGTGTCAGTCCCACCCGCCTCTCCCGGGCTCACATCATGAAGCAGTTGATGTCTGGTTTGCGGCAGATGCAGTAGATGGGCGCATTCTCCCCATTCTCAGACTTGCTGTCCTCCCCGGCGTCTGGAGGCTCTGGATCTGAAGCGTCACCCTCCTGTGGGACCCAACCCATCATGGCACCTCATCCGACTAGTACACCCCCATCACGGCTCACCACACAACTCAAGTCTGCCAATGCAGACTTCCCACCATGGCTCCTCATTAAATCTCTCCATCGTAGTCCCCGTAGACCACTCCCCATCGCTCACCCGTGACACCTCCTTTATCGGCTTAACCCCACTGACACCCCATCACTAGGCACCCACTCATATAATGGCTCGCTGCAAACATCCTGCCACTCCCCACATTTTGCTCCTGTCATGGCTCTTCACGGGCCCCCGATCACAGGGTCTCATAGGTACCACTTTATTCATTCGGCAGACTTCCCACCACGGTGCCCTCCTTCAGGTTCCGGAGTGATCAACCTAACCGGCGGCCCCGCCCCCCTGGATCCCTGATACGGACTCATCACGGCTCCCTCCAGACTGTCCCAACACAACTCTTGGAAAACCTCCCCATCACTCTGCACAAAGAATCCCCCATCGGGACCCTCAAGGCACTACCATCAGGGATCCCCGTTAAACTTCCATTACAGACCCCCATGATGGCTCATCAGAGAACTCCCCGATGGTTCCCCCATGAGTAAAAATTCGGACCATCAGACCCCCGTCATTCTACCCAGGCACCCGGGTTAAGGCTCACAacagaccatccccctcccccattcTGCCCACAGTCCCTGGTTATGGATCAACACAGACCCCCACGAGCCTGCCAATGGACTCCACCATTTCCTACCTCACTGACCTCTAACCGCCGACTCCCTCCTGGAACCGTGCACTTACCATCTCTCGGCTCCCGACGCACCCGTTCGCGAACCCCGCCAGTGACCCGCGAACCTGCACAGACCACTCGGCAGCGTCCGCGGCCGTTGCAAACGCGCCCACAAGCACTTCCGCTTTTTCTGGTGCCTCCCAGGCACCGTACTCCTACTGCGCAGGCCTAGTGCGTCTGTTCCGCGACACACAAGCTGGTGTGGCCCGGCTAGAGCTCGGACGGTCTCCGAGGTGCCTCCATCTCGTGTGCTCTCAAGTATTCTCGGGAAACATGGCGGCGCCTATAGTTCAGCTTTACCAAAGGCGCCGCCATCTTGTTGGCCAGCCTAGTCCGTACAGTCACTACCTGTACGGACGCTAGGCAATATGGTCGCGCCTACTGCACGACTTCCGTGCTGACGCCGCCATCTTGGAATCGTACGCTCGGGGGCAGCGTCCTAATCGGCCACCGAGAGGGAGCCGCCATCTTGCCGGTGGATTCTGGCGCCAGTAGCTGGTACTGCCTAGATGTCTATAGGGAAGGGGGCCCTCTTTTAGGAACGCTACCTGGATTGAGTAGCTCTTTTCACTATTCAGTCGTTTTTCCTTTCCGCGTCTACTAATGGACGTCCGTATACTGTGTGCCTTATGCTGGGAAGGAAAGCATTCCCTTCGTCATGCCTCCAACATTACCTCTGACAGGTAATTTTTGCCTATTAGGGGCAGGGGAAGCCCAGTCAGGCTTATATCTGATTTGGCCTAAACTTTATGTAAAACTGAAACAGCCTGATTTATGATCTGTCAAGTACACGTTGTACATTTGTTCTAACCACTGCGATTAAAGAATGCCCACTTTCTGATAGGGAGAAATGCCTCccttttgtggttaagcaaacctgctttctctATTAATTATTAACTTGCAGGAGTTTCCCATATTTTTCTACTTAGAATCCCCTAGTGGGGATTAACTACTTAATCACCTATTTTGTCCCTTCATTCTGTCCCTTATTATTCCTGTGACACCAATGCCAGTATTCCTTGGAGGATAAGGTTCCTGTCCCACATGCCAAGGTCATGCTCACTCACTATGTGTCTGCTAATTTGTAACTACACATCGCTGTTGAAACCTTGAAGGAACGTACCTTTGCCGTGTTTGATGTATTAATATGTTCTTTGTTCTGatgctatatcagttcagttcagttcagtggctcagtcatgtccgactctgggagaccccatgaattgcagcactccaggccttcctgtccatcaccaactcccggagttcacccaaactcatgtccatcgagtcagtgatgccatccagccatctcatcctctgtcgtccccttctcctcctacccccaatccctcccagcatcagagtcttttccaatgagtcaactcttctcatgaggtggccaaagtattggagtttcagctttagcatcagtcccaaagaacacccaggactgatctcctttagaatggactggttggatctccttgcagtccaagggactctcaagagtcttctccaacaccacagttcaaaccatcacttcttcagcgctcagctttcttcacagtccaactctcacatccatacatgaccactggaaaaaccatagccttgactagattgacctttgttggcaaagtaatgtctctgcttttgaatatgctgtctaggttggtcataactttccttccaaggagtaagcgtcttttaatttcatggctgcagtcaccatctgcagtgattttggagcccagaaaaataaagtctgacactgtttccactgtttccccatctgtttcccatgaagtgatgggaccagatgccatgatcttcgttttctgaatgttgagctttaagccaactttttcactctcctctttcactttcatcaagaggctttttagttcctcttcactttgtcataggggtggtgtcatctgcatatctgaggttattgatatttctcccagcaatcttgattccaacttgtgcctcttccagcccagcgtttctcatgatgtactctgcatataagttaaataagcagggtgacaatatacagccttgacatactccttttcatatttggaaccagtctgttgttccatgtccagttctaactgttgctacctgacctacatacagatttctcaagaggccggtcaggtggtctggtattcccatctctttcagaattttccacagtttattgcgatccacacagtcaaaggctttggcatagtcaataaagcagaaatagatgtttttctggaattctcttgcttttttgatgatccagcagatgttggcaatttgatctatggttcctctgccttttctaaatccagcttgaacatctggaagttcacggttcacatgttgctgaagcctggcttggagaattttgagcattactttactagcgtgtgagatgagtgcaattgtgtggtagtttgagcattctttggcattgcctttctttgggattggattgaaaactgaccttttccagtcctgtggccactgctgagttttccaaatttgctggcatattgagtacagcaggttcacagcatcatctttcaggactgaaatagctcaactggaattccgtcacctccactagctttgttcatagtgatgcttcctaaggcccacttgacttcacattccaggatgtctggctcttgaatgatcacaccatagtgattatcttgttcataaaaatcttttttgtacagttcttctctgatGCTGTATAAAACTGTTGAAAACTATGCTTCTCTAGAGTGCTTTCTTCCTTGGTGGAGGCTGTGCTCCTGGGCCAGTCCTCAGCTTGGTTCAAATGAAACTCTCTTCTATTCTTTAATATAGATTGTTTATTGATTATCTGTGTTGATACCTCCCATCACTGTTTGCAGCTGTCACTCCTCCCAGCAGTGCCTTAGCCAGGCCTACCTGATGATTCTGCCTCTGGGCCTCTACAATAGCACTCATCCATTAGAATTAGGCAACAACTGAAGGCCATACATGATGGTGACCTGACCATCTCTGGTGAGAATGGCTGGAccaaagttgatttttaaatcagCAACCACCAGCTTCATCAAGTCTTCCCTTGAGCAGACACAGTGGGTCTGTCATTTGGGTTATTTAGCCAATGAACACATCAAGAACTTCCTTGTCACAAGTAATATATAATAAAGCAGAAGCATTTGTTTTTTGTTACTTGTGACAAGTAAGGAGACAAGGAGATAGTTCTCAAAGCACTGTGTCCCTGGGGGTGTTTTAAGTTAAGCATGACAGGAGGCATAATCATTATAATGAAGCAAAGTTTACTCTAGTTTGCCCAAAACTGCAAGTAAGTAGGCACTTGGTTACTTGCTCTCACTGTAGTATCTTGTTGACTGGAATACACTGTAACCTTTTAGGAACATCTAGTGGCTGCAACTTTCTGCAAAACAAAACTCACTTTGGTTTAAACCCATCCTATCCCTACTGCTCCCTAGCTAACACCCACCACCAGAGTGTCACTTCTTGGCGATGTCCACTTGGGTTCTCTTGTTTCATATGTAGTTACTTTTCTCTcccataaatttaattttaaagtttttaaaaatttatattatgtataacaAAAAATCCTCAGACTGGAGAGCCAGACGCTTCCTCAGGGTAATGCTTTAACGTGGGCAACCGTGACAATCAAATAAGATACAAAGTATTAGTAcaacccctccccctgccccccccccacacacacacatacacacactgaaagGGGAGGTTGTGGTCATTATAAACGTCCTCATGTCCACATTCAAAGCCAGAATGACTTTATTCATTTCtggtttaaaaataagtttaagggAATATAACTcagatttaaattaaatataattgcatgcatgcatgacagaggatgagatggttggatggcatcaccaactcaatggacttgagtttgggtaaactctgggagttgatgatggacagggaggcctggtgtgcttcggttcatggggtcgcaaagagtcggatacgactgagagactgaactgaactgacctgaatgttcagtcacttcagttgtgtccgactctgtgatcctatggactgtagcccaccacactcctctgtccataggactctctaggcaaggatactggagtggattgccatgccctccaggggatcttcccaacccagggattagcttccaacccagggattaaacctgtgtctcctgtgtttcctgcattgcaggctgtttctttacccactgagtcacctgctgctgctgctgcttctgctgctaagtcgcttcagtcgtgtccgactctgtgcaaccccatagacagcagcccaccaggctcccctgtccctgggattctccaggcgagaacactggagtgggttgccattgccttctccgtgagtcACCTGAGAAGGCCTAAATTTAATTACTAAAGCTAAATTTAATTTAACATAATTGAATTTGGATTTATTCATGCAggcaatttgctttaaaataatttaatattaatttaatgtaTGAAATTCAATGTCTTACATATGTAATTTCAACTTAATTTTAGTTCAATttattatattacattttatttaatatggtttaattttacatatttaaattttaattcaaattcaCCTTAATTAAACTAAAATTTAATATCATTGAGTGAACTAAATTTATAGTCAAttctatatttttgaaatattttattaaaatatttaattataaattaaatatttatttaaatattatttaattaataaaaacagtgaaaaaacAGAAATCACCCCCATGATGAATGAAAAAAGAGCCATCAGTACAGATCCAACACATATTGAATAGAGAATATTATTCACACATCTATACCAACTTAATATATTTGACAACTTttagataaaatggacaaatttcttgTCTTTAGCAAGACAATTTACCAAActaacaaatgaagaaatagaaaatatgagtagccatattgatataaaattatttgaatttatGATTAAAGACCATTCCACAAAAAAAGCTTCAAGTCCAGATTAGTTCACCAGCAAATTCTGTCAAATATTGAAGGTGTAAAAATAGTAATCCTAAATAAACTttttgagaaaacagaagaggaaggaatactcCCCAATTCCTTTTGGGAATCATTTCTCTGACACCAAACTAGAagaagacattacaagaaaaaataatagacAAATATACCCCATGAACATAAACGCTGCAAACTTTGAGAAATGGTGTCCAAGAGACCACCTTTATTTCTGAAATCATTGCAGGGTTTAAGGGTTCCCCAAGACCATGTTTACTTCTGACACCAACTGCAAATCTGGTGATCCCCAACTAATTTGCAAGAAGGACTTACGAAACTCACTGAAAGTTATTACACCTATAGTTATCCAGGAAGAAGATACAGATTAAAATCAGTCATAGGATAGAGTCCAGGAGGGTTCCAAATGCAGAGCCTCCAGTTATCCTCTCCCTGAGGAATCAcggacaggcttagttgctcccagggACAATATGCATGGAATTGCCAACCAGAGGAGCTCACCTGAGCCTTGGCATCCAGAATCTTTACTGTGGTTCCATTACATAGACACTGTTGACTGCCCATGTGCCTGACCTCAGTTTTTAACCCCTTAGGAGGTTGAGATAATACCATGTGACCCAAAGTCCTCATCTTAAATGACATTGTTAGACTTTGTGACATGGCCAGCCCCAACCTAAATTACTATAttgactatcagttcagtcagttcagtcactcagtcttgtctgactctttgcaaccccatggactgcagcatgccaggcctccctgcccatcgccagctcctgaagtttactcaaactcatgtccgttgagtcaatgatgccatccaaccatctcatcctctgttgtccccttctcctcctgccttcaatcttttccagatcagggtcttttcaaaagaatcagtttttcgaatcaggtggccaaagtattcgagtttcagcttcaccttccaatgaatattcaggactgatttcctttaggatggactgattggatctccttgcagtccaagggactctcaagaatcttctccaacactgcagttcaaaagcatcaattctttggtgctcagctttctttatactccaactctcacatccatacatgactactggaaaaaccataggtttcactagacggacctataTTGACTATAAAGTGACTAAAATATCCCCAGGCAAACAAAGACACTCCTGTGAGGAATAACACTGATGGGGCTTAGATATTGCCACCCAAAGCCAAGTAGGGAAGGAGGCAGACCTctctttgtttagtcactaagtcatgttgactcttttgtaatatttgtaaaatgcaATATTATTCCATTACATAAAAGAGTGAAGTACTCATATACCATGCTATACCAtgcatgaaccttgaaaacactgctaaataaaagaaacacacacaaaaagtcacatattatgatttcatttatatgagatGTCTAGAAAAAGCAAATCTGTAGAGACATAAAGTagacatccttgttttgttccagCCCTCGAGGGAACGTATTCAGTCTTTTACCAGTAAGTATGATGTGAGCTGTGGGCTTTTTTGGACTTTTTATCAGAATGATGAAGTTCCCTACTATTCCTTGTGTGTTAagtgtttcattttttgaatCATGAAAggctgttgaattttgtcaagtgcttttcGGTGTCTGTAGATGAGGctaatattctataaatattgatttataaagattgattttttttttaataagccacACTTGTGTTCCTGGAATACACCCCACTTGATCATTGTGTATGATCATTTTATACGTTGCTGGATTTGATTTGCCAGTAATTTATTGAGGATATTGTTTTATACTCATAAGATGTCTTggtctgtagctttattttcctgtgatatttttgtctggttttggtatcagggtaatgctagcCTCTACCTCTCATGAGTTGGAAGTGTTACTtcctcttctacttttttttttgaggagtttGTGAAGGCTTGATATTAattattccttaaatatttgatagaattcaccaatgGAGTCATGTGGGTTGggcttttctttgtgggaagtttcaaaattactaatttaattattttgtttgtcATAGGTCtactcagattttctatttctgttataGTCATATTTTCTAGTTTGTGTCTTTCTAGGaacttgtccatttcatctaggttatctaATTTATTGGCAATGATttacactatttaaaaaaataatcgtTTACTTCAGTAAAGTTGgtatttcatttttgattttagtaatttgaatCAATCCTGGTCATTCTAGCTaattcatcatttaaaaagtcttttcgAAGACCTaactctttgttttttgaatctttattttattaatttgcacTTTAATCTTTATTAGTGTTCCTTCTGATTGCAGTgggtttaattttctttcctttacctGTTTATTTTAAGCTGAATGactaggttgtttatttgagtgtgagtgagtgagtgaagtcactcagttgtatctgactctgtgcgaccccatggactgtagcctaccaggctcctctgtccatgggattttccaggcaagaatattggagtggaatGGACTCTAAAAAGAGAAACTAAGCAAGTCAACAATCAAAAGTCAGTTTTCCAGCAAAGCACACGATAAGATAGGCAGTAATGTAGGAATTCTAGAAGCATACCTCCAACTGATAGAAAGCTCAGCCTCATGGTTGAGTACGGGAATAAAAGAttatatatgatctttttatgtgtttgataGGGTTGTGTTGAACTGGCAGAACAATCTGGGGCAGGCCAACACAACACTAATCAAACCCTATCAAAAATCCTAccttatttctttgaaaagttaAACAAGCTTATGGAAATTTAAGGAATTCAGAAtatccaaaacaattttgaatgaATAACAAAATTGTTTGACTCACAATTCCTGCTTacc contains these protein-coding regions:
- the CXXC1 gene encoding CXXC-type zinc finger protein 1 isoform X1, which gives rise to MEGDASDPEPPDAGEDSKSENGENAPIYCICRKPDINCFMIGCDNCNEWFHGDCIRITEKMAKAIREWYCRECREKDPKLEIRYRHKKSRERDSSERDGSEPRDEGGGRKRPAPDPDLQRRAGAGTGVGAMLARGSASPHKSSPQPLVATPSQHHQQQQQQQQIKRSARMCGECEACRRTEDCGHCDFCRDMKKFGGPNKIRQKCRLRQCQLRARESYKYFPSSLSPVTPSESLPRPRRPLPTQPQPQPSQKLGRLREDEGAVASAAVKEPPEATATPEPLSDEDLPLDSELYQDFCAGAFDDHSLPWMSDTEESQFLDPALRKRAVKVKHVKRREKKSEKKKDERYKRHRQKQKHKDKWKHPERADAKDPASLPQCLGPGCVRAAQPGSKYCSDDCGMKLAANRIYEILPQRIQQWQQSPCIAEEHGKKLLERIRREQQSARTRLQEMERRFHELEAIILRAKQQAVREDEESNEGDSDDTDLQIFCVSCGHPINPRVALRHMERCYAKYESQTSFGSMYPTRIEGATRLFCDVYNPQSKTYCKRLQVLCPEHSRDPKVPADEVCGCPLVRDVFELTGDFCRLPKRQCNRHYCWEKLRRAEVDLERVRVWYKLDELFEQERNVRTAMTNRAGLLALMLHQTIQHDPLTTDLRSNAER
- the CXXC1 gene encoding CXXC-type zinc finger protein 1 isoform X2; this translates as MEGDASDPEPPDAGEDSKSENGENAPIYCICRKPDINCFMIGCDNCNEWFHGDCIRITEKMAKAIREWYCRECREKDPKLEIRYRHKKSRERDSSERDGSEPRDEGGGRKRPAPDPDLQRRAGAGTGVGAMLARGSASPHKSSPQPLVATPSQHHQQQQQQQQIKRSARMCGECEACRRTEDCGHCDFCRDMKKFGGPNKIRQKCRLRQCQLRARLSPVTPSESLPRPRRPLPTQPQPQPSQKLGRLREDEGAVASAAVKEPPEATATPEPLSDEDLPLDSELYQDFCAGAFDDHSLPWMSDTEESQFLDPALRKRAVKVKHVKRREKKSEKKKDERYKRHRQKQKHKDKWKHPERADAKDPASLPQCLGPGCVRAAQPGSKYCSDDCGMKLAANRIYEILPQRIQQWQQSPCIAEEHGKKLLERIRREQQSARTRLQEMERRFHELEAIILRAKQQAVREDEESNEGDSDDTDLQIFCVSCGHPINPRVALRHMERCYAKYESQTSFGSMYPTRIEGATRLFCDVYNPQSKTYCKRLQVLCPEHSRDPKVPADEVCGCPLVRDVFELTGDFCRLPKRQCNRHYCWEKLRRAEVDLERVRVWYKLDELFEQERNVRTAMTNRAGLLALMLHQTIQHDPLTTDLRSNAER